One stretch of Chryseobacterium indologenes DNA includes these proteins:
- a CDS encoding DUF4254 domain-containing protein: protein MKFTETAWKVFNKSIEDYHVSDDVNTLINNPFEKDSLERILYAKNWIDTVQWHLEDIIRDENIDPVEALQLKRTIDASNQKRTDLVEYIDSWFLNKFENITPKPEAKINTETPAWAVDRLSILALKVYHMSLEANRESASEEHRNNCQAKLDVLLTQKEDLSTSINQLLADIENGNVKMKVYKQMKMYNDESLNPILYQKGQQK, encoded by the coding sequence ATGAAATTTACTGAGACTGCATGGAAAGTCTTCAATAAATCTATTGAAGACTATCACGTGTCTGATGACGTTAACACTCTAATTAATAACCCGTTCGAAAAAGATAGTTTGGAACGGATTTTGTATGCAAAGAACTGGATTGATACCGTTCAATGGCATCTGGAAGATATTATTAGAGATGAAAATATCGATCCGGTTGAAGCTCTTCAGTTGAAGAGAACAATAGACGCCTCCAATCAGAAACGAACTGATCTGGTAGAATATATTGACAGCTGGTTCCTTAATAAGTTTGAAAATATAACTCCTAAACCTGAAGCAAAGATAAATACGGAAACTCCCGCTTGGGCAGTAGACAGATTATCAATTCTTGCTTTAAAGGTTTATCACATGTCATTAGAAGCCAATAGAGAATCCGCTTCTGAAGAACACAGAAATAATTGCCAGGCTAAACTGGATGTTCTGCTTACTCAGAAGGAAGATCTATCAACTTCTATAAATCAGTTGCTTGCTGATATTGAGAACGGTAACGTTAAGATGAAAGTATACAAACAGATGAAAATGTATAATGATGAAAGTCTTAACCCAATCCTTTATCAAAAAGGGCAACAGAAATGA
- a CDS encoding Sec-independent protein translocase subunit TatA/TatB has translation MNTLTILAISWQHILIVAIVLVLLFGGKKIPELMRGVGSGIKEFKDAVKEEDKPGSENKSSSTNNNSSSN, from the coding sequence ATGAATACACTAACAATACTTGCCATATCTTGGCAACATATCCTTATCGTAGCGATCGTTTTGGTACTACTTTTTGGAGGAAAAAAAATTCCAGAACTAATGAGAGGTGTTGGTTCAGGAATCAAAGAATTTAAAGATGCAGTAAAAGAAGAGGACAAACCAGGTTCTGAAAATAAATCGTCTTCTACAAACAATAATTCTTCAAGTAACTAA